CTTCGGCGCCGATCACGCCAACGTGCAGCCGCATGCCGGCGCGCAGGCCAACATGGCCGTCTACTACGCGGCATGCGACCCGGGTGACACGATCCTCGGAATGAACTTGGCCATGGGTGGTCACCTCACCCACGGCTCGCCCGTCAACTTCTCCGGCAAGTGGTTCAACGTCGTGCCGTACGGTCTGGACATGGAGACCGAGACGATTGACTACGACGAGATGGAGCGCCTCGCGCTCGAGCACAAGCCCAAGATGATCATCGCGGGCGCCAGCGCCTACCCACGCGTCATCGACTTCGCCCGCTTCCGCGAGGCCGCCGACAAGGTCGGCGCGGTGCTGATGGTCGACATGGCGCACATCGCCGGTCTCGTCGCCACGGGCGCGCATCCGTCGCCGGTGCCGTACGCCGACTTCGTGACCTCCACCTCGCACAAGACGCTTCGCGGTCCGCGCAGCGGGTTCGTGCTCTGCAAGGAAGAGTGGGCGGTCAAGCTGGATAAGGCTGTCTTCCCCGGCCTGCAGGGCGGTCCGCTCGAGCACATCATCGCTGCCAAGGCCGTCGCATTCGGCGAGGCGATGAAGCCCGAGTTCACCACCTACATCGATCAGGTTGTGATCAACGCCAAGGCGATGGGCGCCGCGATGGTCGAGTGCGGCCTACGCCTGATCTCCGGCGGCACCGACAACCACCTGCTCCTCGTCGACCTGCGTCCCGCTGGCGTCACCGGCAAGGTGGCCGAGAAGGTGCTTGAGGAAGTCGGCATCACCACCAACAAGAACGCCATCCCCAACGACCCGGAGAGCCCGTTTGTCACCAGCGGTATCCGAGTCGGTTCGCCGGCCATCACCACGCGCGGCTTCACCGAGGGCGAGGCCCACACCATCGGCTGCCTCATCGCCCAGACGGTCTTCAACCGCGAGGACGAGGCCAAGCTCGCCAACATCAAGGAAGAGGTCGCCGAGCTGCTCGCCAAGCACCCGCTCTACCCCGAGCTGTAAAAGCCACACCCACCAGCGGCTCGCAAGACCGCGAGAGGAGCCCTTCATGGCCAATTCGTCGCCGTATCCCAACGTGACGGTCGTCGAGCACCCGCTCGTCCAGCACAAGCTGACGATTCTTCGCGACGTCAAGACGGGCTCCAAGCAGTTCCGCGAGCTCGTCAAGGAACTGGCGATGCTCGAGGCCTACGAGGCGACGCGCGGCTTCCAACTCGCCGAGACCACCGTACAGACGCCCATTACCGAGACGGTAAGCTACGAGCTCGTGGGCAAGAAGGTCGCGGTGATTCCGATCCTGCGTGCAGGGCTCGGCATGGTCGAGGGCATCTTGGAGCTCATCCCGGCAGCGCGCGTTGGCCACATCGGCCTGTATCGCGATCCCGAGACGCTCAAGCCGGTCGAGTACTACTGCAAGCTGCCGGAAGACATCGCCGAGCGCGACGTGCTCATCGTCGACCCGATGTTGGCGACGGGCGGAAGCGCCTCGGCGGCCGTCGAGTTCCTACGCGCCAAGGGCGCGAGGCAGATTCGCCTCCTCGTGCTCATTGCGGCACCCGAGGGCATCGACGAGGTCGTGAGGGCATGCGGTCCCGACGTGCACATCTACTGCTGCTCGATCGACGACCATCTCAACGACCACGGCTACATCGTCCCGGGCCTGGGCGACGCCGGCGACCGCCTCTTCGGCACCAAGTAGGGGAGCGCAAAGATGCCGCGTCCATC
The genomic region above belongs to Coriobacteriia bacterium and contains:
- a CDS encoding serine hydroxymethyltransferase, which gives rise to MKYIPATDPEVAAAIDAELVRQRGTIELIASENFVSMAVLEAAGTVLTNKYAEGLPGKRYYGGCEKVDIVENIARDRAKELFGADHANVQPHAGAQANMAVYYAACDPGDTILGMNLAMGGHLTHGSPVNFSGKWFNVVPYGLDMETETIDYDEMERLALEHKPKMIIAGASAYPRVIDFARFREAADKVGAVLMVDMAHIAGLVATGAHPSPVPYADFVTSTSHKTLRGPRSGFVLCKEEWAVKLDKAVFPGLQGGPLEHIIAAKAVAFGEAMKPEFTTYIDQVVINAKAMGAAMVECGLRLISGGTDNHLLLVDLRPAGVTGKVAEKVLEEVGITTNKNAIPNDPESPFVTSGIRVGSPAITTRGFTEGEAHTIGCLIAQTVFNREDEAKLANIKEEVAELLAKHPLYPEL
- the upp gene encoding uracil phosphoribosyltransferase, which codes for MANSSPYPNVTVVEHPLVQHKLTILRDVKTGSKQFRELVKELAMLEAYEATRGFQLAETTVQTPITETVSYELVGKKVAVIPILRAGLGMVEGILELIPAARVGHIGLYRDPETLKPVEYYCKLPEDIAERDVLIVDPMLATGGSASAAVEFLRAKGARQIRLLVLIAAPEGIDEVVRACGPDVHIYCCSIDDHLNDHGYIVPGLGDAGDRLFGTK